A region from the Nesterenkonia lacusekhoensis genome encodes:
- a CDS encoding bifunctional methylenetetrahydrofolate dehydrogenase/methenyltetrahydrofolate cyclohydrolase yields MSTEATAQKLDGKATAAALKQDLAVRVAALKEQGVTPGLGTVLVGADPASQTYVAGKHRDCAEVGINSIQVELPEDISQEDLLAELEKLNNDDACTGYIVQLPLPKHLDTNEILEAISPEKDADGLHPMNLGRLVSAVDGDITTPLPCTPKGCIDLLEHYGLDLNGKHVVVVGRGVTIGRPIGLLLTRKQVNATVTLCHTGTRDTAAHLAQADVVVAAAGVKHVVDPKDLKPGAIVLDVGVTREVDPETGKAKIHGDVGPGIEDVASWYSPNPGGVGPMTRVELLANVVQSAEQQVPALAAGA; encoded by the coding sequence ATGAGCACTGAGGCGACAGCACAGAAGCTCGACGGCAAGGCGACCGCAGCGGCGCTGAAGCAGGACCTGGCCGTCCGGGTGGCCGCGCTGAAGGAACAGGGCGTCACCCCGGGACTGGGCACAGTCCTGGTGGGGGCAGACCCTGCCAGCCAGACCTACGTGGCAGGCAAGCACCGGGACTGCGCCGAGGTCGGGATCAACTCCATCCAGGTGGAGCTTCCGGAGGACATCTCCCAGGAAGACCTGCTGGCGGAGCTGGAGAAGTTGAACAACGACGACGCCTGCACCGGATACATCGTGCAGCTGCCCCTGCCCAAGCACCTGGACACCAATGAGATTCTGGAGGCGATCTCCCCGGAAAAGGACGCCGATGGCCTGCATCCGATGAACCTGGGCCGTCTGGTCTCCGCTGTGGACGGCGACATCACCACTCCGTTGCCGTGCACCCCCAAGGGGTGCATCGATCTGTTGGAGCACTACGGCCTGGATCTCAACGGCAAGCATGTGGTCGTCGTCGGGCGCGGTGTGACCATCGGACGGCCGATCGGTCTGCTGCTGACACGCAAGCAGGTCAACGCCACGGTGACCCTGTGCCACACCGGGACTCGGGATACGGCTGCGCACCTGGCTCAGGCCGACGTCGTGGTCGCGGCCGCCGGGGTCAAACATGTCGTGGACCCCAAGGACCTCAAGCCCGGAGCCATCGTGCTCGATGTTGGGGTGACCCGTGAGGTGGACCCAGAGACCGGCAAGGCGAAGATCCACGGCGACGTCGGCCCCGGCATCGAAGACGTGGCCTCCTGGTACTCACCGAACCCCGGGGGAGTGGGCCCCATGACTCGCGTGGAGCTGCTGGCCAACGTGGTCCAGTCTGCGGAGCAGCAGGTGCCGGCCCTCGCGGCGGGGGCCTGA
- the glyA gene encoding serine hydroxymethyltransferase, translating into MSKDINTQPLSDVDPDIAQAIADELGRQRGTLEMIASENFVPRAVLEAQGSVLTNKYAEGYPGRRYYGGCEFVDVAENLVIERAKALFGAEHANVQPHAGAQANVAVMTAFLKPGDKLMGLSLDHGGHLTHGMKLNHSGKFYEIAAYEVDSETGVIDMEKVREQALAEKPDMIVAGWSAYPRQLDFPKFREIADEVGAVLWVDMAHFAGLVAAGLHPNPVPYADVVTTTVHKTLAGPRSGMILSKAEHAKKINSAVFPGQQGGPLMHVIAAKAIAFKIAASEDFKEKQQRTVQGAHILAERLESSDVAEHGVSVLSGGTDVHLVLVDLRNSELDGKQAEDRLHEVGITVNRNAVPNDPRPPMVTSGLRIGTPALASRGFGDAEFREVADIIAEALKPQADLEALKSRVATLAADFPLYDGLEQW; encoded by the coding sequence TTGAGCAAAGACATCAACACCCAGCCCCTGTCCGACGTCGACCCGGACATCGCCCAGGCGATCGCCGATGAGCTGGGCCGCCAGCGCGGAACTCTGGAGATGATCGCCTCCGAGAACTTCGTGCCCCGTGCGGTGCTCGAGGCTCAGGGGTCCGTGCTGACCAACAAATATGCCGAAGGGTATCCGGGCCGCCGCTACTACGGCGGATGCGAGTTCGTGGATGTGGCCGAGAACCTGGTCATCGAGCGTGCCAAGGCCCTCTTCGGTGCCGAGCACGCCAACGTTCAGCCCCATGCGGGCGCCCAGGCGAACGTCGCCGTGATGACTGCCTTCCTCAAGCCGGGGGACAAGCTCATGGGCCTCTCCCTGGACCACGGCGGACACCTGACCCACGGCATGAAGCTCAACCACTCCGGCAAGTTCTACGAGATCGCCGCCTACGAGGTGGACTCGGAGACCGGCGTGATCGACATGGAGAAGGTCCGTGAGCAGGCCCTGGCCGAGAAGCCGGACATGATCGTCGCCGGTTGGTCCGCCTACCCGCGCCAGCTCGACTTCCCGAAGTTCCGTGAGATCGCTGATGAGGTCGGCGCCGTGCTGTGGGTGGACATGGCGCACTTCGCCGGTCTGGTCGCCGCCGGTCTGCACCCCAACCCGGTCCCGTATGCGGACGTGGTGACCACTACGGTGCACAAGACGCTGGCCGGTCCGCGCTCGGGCATGATCCTGTCCAAGGCCGAGCACGCCAAGAAGATCAACTCCGCAGTGTTCCCCGGTCAGCAGGGCGGCCCGCTCATGCATGTCATCGCGGCCAAGGCGATCGCCTTCAAGATCGCGGCTTCGGAGGACTTCAAGGAGAAGCAGCAGCGGACCGTTCAGGGCGCACACATCCTGGCCGAGCGTCTGGAGTCTTCCGACGTCGCAGAGCACGGCGTCTCTGTGCTCAGTGGCGGCACCGATGTGCACTTGGTCCTGGTGGACCTGCGGAACTCGGAGCTGGACGGCAAACAGGCTGAGGACCGGCTGCACGAGGTCGGCATCACGGTGAACCGCAACGCTGTGCCCAATGACCCGCGCCCGCCGATGGTCACCTCCGGGCTGCGCATCGGCACTCCGGCGCTGGCTTCCCGCGGATTCGGAGACGCTGAGTTCCGCGAGGTCGCAGACATCATCGCGGAGGCCCTCAAGCCGCAGGCCGACCTTGAGGCCCTGAAGTCCCGCGTGGCCACGCTGGCCGCGGACTTCCCGCTCTACGACGGCCTCGAGCAGTGGTGA
- a CDS encoding Fur family transcriptional regulator, with product MTETMDWPAQLRARGLRVTRQRLAVLDAVAAHPHQPAEAVHAAVTEQLPEITVQSVYTVLHDLTAKELVRRFDPPGSPACYETRTHDNHHHAICSVCGRIEDVDCVHGEAPCLEAPAGLGMKVDVADVVFRGVCDECAAKAAA from the coding sequence ATGACTGAGACGATGGACTGGCCGGCACAGCTGCGTGCTCGCGGACTCCGCGTGACCCGTCAGCGCCTTGCGGTCCTGGACGCCGTCGCAGCTCATCCGCATCAGCCGGCTGAGGCGGTCCATGCCGCTGTGACCGAACAGCTTCCGGAGATCACGGTCCAGTCCGTGTACACCGTGCTGCATGACCTCACTGCCAAGGAACTCGTGCGCCGGTTCGACCCACCCGGGTCTCCGGCCTGCTACGAGACCCGCACCCATGACAATCACCACCACGCCATCTGCTCGGTCTGTGGGCGCATCGAGGACGTCGACTGTGTCCACGGCGAGGCTCCGTGCCTCGAAGCACCGGCAGGTCTGGGGATGAAGGTAGACGTCGCCGATGTCGTCTTCCGCGGTGTCTGTGATGAGTGCGCGGCCAAGGCCGCAGCCTGA
- a CDS encoding catalase: protein MSAPNTPNATGSTTQAGIPAVSDRFSLSVGSDGPIVLHDHHLVETLAHFNRMNVPERRPHAKGAGAFGTFEVTHDVSQYTKADVFQPGKTTESLLRFSTVAGEIGSPDTWRDVRGFALKFYTEEGNLDIVGNNTPVFFVRDPMKFPHFIRSQKRLPDSGLRDANMQWDFWTQNPESAHQVTYLMGERGLPASWRRMNGYGSHTYAWVNAEGERFWVKYHFINDDGFDTMSGEEAERLAGADAEFHRRDLFDAIKNGEHPSWTLYVQIMPYEDAKTYRINPFDLTKTWPKADYPRIPVGKLTLNRNPENFFAQIEQAAFSPANMVPGTGNSPDKMLLGRNFAYADAQRYRIGTNFQQLPVNRPKNPVHTYNFEGNMWFDHTGDRPVYAPNTVEGSTWSDEQGPVDNGWEADGELVRSAYALREGDDDFGQAGILVREVFDDAQRDRLVETVAGALDGVQEPVLSNAFQYWKNVDAEIGARIEASVKG, encoded by the coding sequence TTGAGCGCACCCAACACCCCGAATGCGACTGGGTCCACGACCCAGGCAGGCATCCCCGCCGTCAGCGACCGCTTCTCGCTGTCCGTGGGATCCGATGGCCCGATCGTCCTGCATGACCACCACCTCGTGGAGACCCTGGCTCACTTCAACCGGATGAACGTTCCGGAGCGCCGCCCGCACGCCAAGGGCGCCGGCGCATTCGGCACCTTCGAGGTGACCCACGACGTCTCCCAGTACACCAAGGCGGACGTCTTCCAGCCCGGTAAGACCACCGAGTCTCTGCTGCGCTTCTCCACTGTGGCCGGCGAGATCGGCTCTCCGGACACCTGGCGCGACGTCCGCGGTTTCGCCCTGAAGTTCTACACCGAAGAGGGCAACCTGGACATCGTGGGGAACAACACCCCGGTGTTCTTCGTGCGTGACCCCATGAAGTTCCCGCACTTCATCCGTTCCCAGAAGCGTCTGCCGGACTCCGGCCTGCGCGATGCGAACATGCAGTGGGACTTCTGGACCCAGAACCCCGAGTCTGCCCACCAGGTCACCTACCTCATGGGCGAGCGCGGTCTGCCGGCCTCCTGGCGCCGCATGAACGGCTACGGATCCCACACCTACGCCTGGGTCAACGCCGAGGGCGAGCGCTTCTGGGTGAAGTATCACTTCATCAACGACGACGGCTTCGACACCATGTCCGGTGAGGAGGCCGAGCGCCTGGCCGGCGCCGACGCCGAGTTCCACCGTCGCGACCTGTTCGACGCCATCAAGAACGGCGAGCACCCGAGCTGGACCCTCTACGTGCAGATCATGCCCTACGAGGACGCCAAGACCTACCGGATCAACCCCTTCGACCTCACCAAGACCTGGCCGAAGGCGGACTACCCGCGCATCCCGGTGGGCAAGCTGACCCTGAACCGGAACCCGGAGAACTTCTTCGCCCAGATCGAGCAGGCGGCGTTCTCCCCGGCCAACATGGTTCCGGGTACCGGCAACTCCCCGGACAAGATGCTGCTGGGCCGCAACTTCGCCTACGCGGACGCTCAGCGCTACCGCATCGGCACCAACTTCCAGCAGCTGCCGGTCAACCGTCCGAAGAACCCGGTCCACACCTACAACTTCGAGGGCAACATGTGGTTCGACCACACCGGCGATCGTCCGGTCTACGCCCCGAACACGGTGGAAGGCTCCACCTGGTCCGACGAGCAGGGCCCGGTGGACAACGGCTGGGAGGCCGACGGCGAGCTCGTCCGCTCCGCCTACGCTCTGCGCGAGGGCGACGACGACTTCGGCCAGGCCGGAATCCTCGTCCGTGAGGTCTTCGATGACGCTCAGCGCGACCGCCTGGTCGAGACTGTGGCCGGCGCTCTGGACGGCGTTCAGGAGCCGGTGCTCTCCAACGCCTTCCAGTACTGGAAGAACGTGGACGCTGAGATCGGTGCCCGCATCGAGGCCTCGGTCAAGGGCTGA